The following DNA comes from Deltaproteobacteria bacterium.
GTTGGTTTCCCCCTGTTTTGCCAAGCAAAACAGGGGGAAACCAACTCGTATCGAAAGTCTTTGAAGGGGGTCTGGGGGAAACTTTCTACAGAAAGTTTCCCCCAGGGTAAATAAAAGGGTTGCGAAAGTTGTAACTATGCGCACGGGAGAGATCGTGTTGGCGGCGGTTGGGGCGGCGACGGGCGGCGACGAGGCCCTGAGGCTGCGCCACGGCGAGCTCCTGCGCGCAACGGTGGTCGATATCCTGCCCGACGGCTTCCTCACGCTGGCCGTGAAGGGCTCGGTCCTCAAGGCCCGTTCCGAGATCGCGCCGGCCCGCGGCGAACGGCTGCTCCTGCGGGTGGAAGGGGAGGAGGGTACTGTAAGGCTCCGTCTGACCGGAGAGGGGCGGGCGCTGCGGGAGGCGGCCCGGCGTCTGCTCGCCCGGGGGCCGCAACGGGCGGTCACGCAGCGGGAGGTGACGGCCCTCAAGGGCTTGCTCGACGCCGTGGAGGCAGCCGGGGGCCGCCACGGGGCGTTCGGGCTCTTCTTCCCGTCGGTGACCGAGCTTACGCCGCAGGTCCTGGCGCTGCTCGTGCGCTGGGGCGGGCTGTTTTTCGAGTCGTCCCTGAGGGCGCTTCTGCGGCGGCGGGCGCCGGACGGCGGCGACCCCGCCGGCGCCGGGGAGCTCGACGAGCTCCTCGGGCGGGACCTCAAGGGCCTTTTGTTGAAGATGCTCGGAGAAGGGGCCGGAGCGCGGGAGCGCCGCGCGCTCGCCGCCTTTTCCGAGGCCATCGAGCAGTGCCAGCTTCGCTCCGTCGCCGACGGAGCGCTTCACATGTACCTGCCCCTGCGCTGGCCCGGGCTCGTGCGCGGCGAGATATCCCTGGGCGGGACGGCGGGGAGGGACGCCCGGCCGCTCCATAGCTGCCTTGTGCGCCTCGACTTCGAAGAGACCGGCCCCGTCACGGCCCTTGTCGTCCTCGCACCGGCGCGGCCTCCCACCCTCCACGTAAGCATTACGGCCGCCCACAGGGGACTTGCCGAGGCAATGGAGGAGGGCGCGGCCGGTCTCGGGGCGGCGTTCGCCGCAGCGGGGCTGCGGCTTGGCGGCCTCGCCGTCACCCACCTCCCCGATGCGGCCTACGAAGACATGCCGGCCCCCACCGTGCGCGGGCTCGACGTAAGGATATGAGTGAAAAGAGGAGACTGGCGGCGGCGCTGCGCTACAGCCGGGAGACGGACGGCGCGCCGAGGGTGACGGCCAAGGGCGCAGGCGCGGCGGCCGACAAGATCATAGAGATCGCCCGCCGGGCCGGCGTGCCGGTGAAGGAGGACCGCGACCTCGTGGAGGTGCTCGCCGCCGTGGAGCTCGACACCGAGATACCGCCGGAGCTCTACAGGGCCGTCGCCGAGGTGCTGGCCTACGTCTACCGAATGAGCGGCAGGGCTCAGTAGGGCACAGGGTCGCTGACGGCGAGGTGGCGGTTTTCGAACTTGAGCCTCTCTATCTCCCTGCGGGCGCTCAGCAGCTCTTCGGTCGTGGCCCGCAGGCGCTGGGACAGAACGGTCGTGAATACGCGGTGGAGGATGTAGCGGAAGTTGTCGCGGCAGAGCTCCGGCAGCGTATCCAGGCACGAGGCGTCGAGCACGAGGCACCTCGTCTCGCCCTCGGCCACCACGGTGGCCGAGCGCGGCCTGCCGTCAAGCAGCGACATCTCGCCGAAGACGTCGCCCGAGCGCCTGAGCACGCTTATGATCACGCCGTCTCTGAAGACCCTGACCGCCCCGGATATGAGAAAGAAGATACGGTTGTCGTACTCTCCCTGGTTGAAGATGGGGCTGCCGTCCCCGTACTTCCTGAGCCTGCAGTAGCATGTCAGGGCCTTCAGCGCGTCGTCGTCGAAAGAGCTGAACAGCGGCAGGCCCTTTGCTATGTCGAGCAGCAGCCTGTTCTCTTCCGGATACTGGCGATGATCCATGAGAACCTCCCTACAACATAGCCGGCCTGCGTGCCCCTCCCGCCGCACGTCCCCCCCGGAACGTTACGGCGGCGGCAGGCACGCGGCGCCTTGACGGATACGGCCCTGTCTACTGTGCGGTTTCAGAAAGAAGTAAGTGCAGTGTGAGCTTTCCGCAGCGGGGTGACTGTCTTCGAGGAAGATGGCCAGCGGTACAGTAATTCTACTTTACGGTACCAGTATAGCCAAATCAGAAGGGAAAGTCAACCATATTTGAAGAGATGTAACAGCTTCTCCCCCTCCCGGGCGGGAGGCGGCAAAGGGGCTATCGCGCGGCGTCGAGCCTGAAGTGGACGAGCCGCTCCAGCGGCTCGCCCCTCTTGAGGTGCCTTTCGACGAACTCGTCCAGCTCGGCCGCGGTGATGCCCCTGTACCACGTGCCCTCGGGATAGACGACGACGGCGGGCGACAAAAGCCCCTCGGGCTCGCTCTCCTTGCATACCTTGACGCAGCCGCTCTTGGAGACGATCACGTCGTCGAGGGCTTCGGCCCTGACCCTCTCCTTCAGGGCGTCGGAGAAGGCCTCCGCCCCCTTGGCCCTGCACCTCTTGCCCTGGCATACGAATACGTGGAGTCTGTAGGGCTTCACGGCACTCTCCTTTCCGCGGGCCGGCCTCAGGCCTCGACCCGCTCCATGGTCCACCCAGCGCTCTTGTGGTCGCAGGCTATCTCGAAGGGAGTGGCGCCGTCGGTGACGGCGAAGCAGCTTATCCTGGCGTCGCCGTCGCGGCCCGTCCACCGGCAGGTCACCCGGCGCACACGGCAGGTAACGCCCTTCCACTGGAACTTGAGCGGCCTTATGCCCCCCGCAAAGAGGGCCATGACCTTTACGGGCCCGCCTCCGTAACCATGGCGGCGTCCTTCATGCTCTCGCCCTCGACGCGGAGCAGGAAGGCTTGGCGGCACTCGAAGAAGGAGGGGTCGAGGACGACGTCTTCGGCCAGGTGCTCGTTCAGCAGGCAGTCGAGCACCTTTCTCTGCCGCTCTGTTACGGCGTTGCTCATCGTGCCGGGCCCCTCCATGAAAGGGAAACTTTTGTGTCCCCATTATGCGGCCGCAGGCCCTTCCTGTCAAGTCTTCATGGAGGCGTCCCCCCGGCGGACGGCCCCGTCGAGGCGCCCGCCGGGCCCGCGCGGCGCGGCGGGTGTTTTTTTTGGCGCCATAGTGGTTGAATTTCAAAAAAAGATTTATTATCATTACCCTTCAAAAATTTTCCGCCGCACTTTCTACTTTGTCGAAAAACAAGGGAGGTAGCTGAATGCTTGACGAGATGAGGAAGAGGCGCAACTCCGTACTGGTACTGCTCGCCTTCGCCGCCATAGTCATAGTCTTCATCTTCTGGGGCGTCGGTCCGGCACCCCAGAAGCAACAGCCGCAGAGCTCGGACGAGGGCGGGGGACGTCCCTACGTGGCCATGGTGGACGGCGAGATAATCACGCCGGAAACATACAGGACGGCCTATGACCGTCAGCTCGACTACTTCAGGAACACCTACCGCGAACAGTTCAACGACGAGTTCATCGAGAGGCTCGACCTGCGCAGGCGCACCGTAGACATGCTCATAAACAGGACCCTCATCCTCAAGAAGGCCGAAGAGGAAGGGGTGAGCGTCTCGGACGACGAGCTGCAAAAGGCCATCATGAACATACCGGCCTTCCAGAAGGACGGTGTCTTCGACAAGGACCGCTACTTCGCCGTGCTCAACCGCAACCGCATAAAGCCGGCCGACTTCGAGCGCGACATGAAGCAGGACCTCGTCCTCGAAAAGATGCGGAACCGCGTCATCGCCGATATCGACGTGACCGACGACGAGATAAAAGAGGTCTACATGCGGGACAACAGGAAGCTGGTCCTCGACTACATCTCGGTCGACGCCTCGGCCTTCACCGACGGCATCGAGGTCACAGACGACGAGGCCAAGAAGTATCTCGACCGCCACAGCATGGCCTTCATGGAGCCCACCAAGGTCAGGGCCTTCTATGCCAGGCTCAGCTACGACAGGCTCGCCAAGGAGGTCGAGGTCCCGGAGGAGGAGGTCAAGAGCTACTACGAGAAGAACATAATCGAGTTCCAGGAGCCCAAGGAGGTGCGGGCGAGCCACATACTCATAAGGCCCGACGAGACGGCACTGGACCGCACCAAGGCCCGTGACGAGGCCCGCGCAAGGGCCGAGGACATCCTCAAGAGGCTCAGGGCCGGCGAGGACTTCGCCGAGCTGGCCATAAAGTACTCCAAGGATCCCGGCTCGTCGGCCAAGGGCGGTGACCTCGGCTTCTTCCGCATGGGCACCATGGTCAAGCCCTTCGAGGACGCCGCCTTCGCCCTCGGCAAGGGCGAGCTCAGCGACATAGTGGAGACGACCTTCGGCTTCCACATAATAAAGGTCACGGACATAAAGGACGCAAGGCTTCGGACCTACAACGAGGTCAAGGACGCCATAGCGGCAAAGCTCGCCCGCGAGAAGGCGGAGAGCGCTGCGGCCGAGAGGATCGAGCCCCTCGCCGCCAAGTTCAGGGAGGTGGAGAGCATTGACGAGCTGCGCGCCGCGGCCGAGGCCGAGGGCATAGAGACCTTCATGACCGACCTCTTCTCAAAGAACGACGGCAACGTGGAGCTGGTGGCCGACAATACGCTGCGCGAGGTCGTCTTCTCCATGGCCGAGGGCGAGACGAGCGACGTGGTGGAGACGCCGCTGGGCGTCTACGTGGTCAGGATAGTGGAGCGCGTGGAAGAGCACCTGCCTCCATACGAAGAGGTGGCCGACAAGGTCAAGGAGAGGCTCCGCATGGAGAAGGCCAGGGAGAAGGCCAGGACCAGGGCGGCCGAGCTGCTTCAGGCCCTCAGGGAGGGAGCCGACTTCGACAAGGTCGCTTCCGGCATCGTGCCGGGGCCGGAGGCCGGGGAGCACGACGAGGCCGGGGCCGGAGAGGGGGGCGAAGAGTCCGCTTCGGCCAAGGGGCTGAGCTCGGGCACGACCGAGCAGTTCACCAGGGTCCAGGGTTTCATACCGGGCCTGGGCATCTTCGTGGGCGACAAGGACGCCATCTTCGAGCTCTCCGAGGAGTCGCCCTACTACGGCGAGGTGCTCGAGCACGGCGACCGCTTCTTCATCTTCAAGTTCAAGGAGATGGAAGAGGCCGACGAGGCGGGCCTTGAGCGCTGGAAGGACGAGCTTCGCACCAGGCTGCTGCTCAAAAAGCGGGACGAGGCCGTGCTCTCCTGGATAAACGACATGCGCTCCAAGGCGGAGATCAAGATAAACGAGGAGCTCCTGTAGCCGGGACCGGAGAGCGGGCAGCCAGGTGAGCCGCCCAGTGGATATGGTTGAAGCGAGCTCCGAAAAGGCGCGACGCAAGAGGCCCTGGATGGCGGTGCTCCTGGGCCTCTTCGTCGTCGGCCTCGGTCAGTACTACAGCGGAGAGACTTACAGGGGCGTGCGCCTGTACCTGGTCTTCAACCTCTTCATGGCGCTGCTCATCTATCTCTTTCTCGCCGTCGACGCCGACCCGTGGATATTCCTCGTCGCCGCCCAGGGACTGCCGGCCCTCTACATCTACTCTCTCGTGGACGCCTACCGGACGGCGCGCGCGGCCGGGCCCGGCGCAGGCCCGGGCCGCCGCGAGCTCGTCGCGGTCTTCTTCCTCGTCTTCTTCCTCGTCGACCCCCTCGCCTCGGGACTCTTCACCGGACTGGTCGTCGACGGCTACACCATACCGGGTACGAGCATGGAGCCCACCATACTGGACGGAGAGCGGCTCTTCGTGCTCAAGATGCGCCACCGCGGCGCCGTGCCGCGCCGGGGCGACGTCGTCGTCTTCAGGCTCCCCGACGACGACGTGAAGCAGTACATAAAGAGGGTCGTCGCCGTGGGGGGAGACACGGTGGAGCTGCGCGACGGCAGGCTGTACGTAAACGGCGCCGAGCGGCCCGAGCCATACCTCGCCCACCGGCCGGGCGAGGAGCCCGACCCCTACTACGACAACGCCGGCAAGCTCGATGTCCCCTACGGCGAGGTCTTCGTCCTCGGCGACAACAGGCACAATAGCTACGACAGCCGCAGCTTCGGCACCGTGCCCGTCGAACGCATCGAGGGCAAGGCCATGAAGATCTACTACTCCTACGACGAAGAAAAGGGCGAGATCCGCTGGGAGAGGATCGGAAAGCGCCTCTGAACGGCCGGGGGAAACTTTCTGTAGAAGGGCCACAGGCCCCCTGTATTCGTATATGCAGCGGTCCCCGGGAGGTTCGGGCCGCAAAGGCGTAAAAAAATCCCGCCTGGCGCGGCCCGGACCTCCCGGGGACCGCCAGTAGCGGGCGTGGGAAAGATACCCCCTTCTAAAGACTCTTAATCCGGGCCGGGGAACCTCGTTTTCCCGATTCCGTCCCTGGGTCCGGCGCCCATGGAGGAGCATGTCGAGCAGGCCCTGATCGGTCCGTAACGGAGCGGCGGTCGCCGGCGGGCCGGCCCGCCGGCGACCGCATCGAGGCAGGTGGTGTTTATGCGCATATCGAGGATGCTCATACCGACT
Coding sequences within:
- a CDS encoding flagellar biosynthesis protein FlhB, whose protein sequence is MSEKRRLAAALRYSRETDGAPRVTAKGAGAAADKIIEIARRAGVPVKEDRDLVEVLAAVELDTEIPPELYRAVAEVLAYVYRMSGRAQ
- a CDS encoding cyclic nucleotide-binding domain-containing protein, producing MDHRQYPEENRLLLDIAKGLPLFSSFDDDALKALTCYCRLRKYGDGSPIFNQGEYDNRIFFLISGAVRVFRDGVIISVLRRSGDVFGEMSLLDGRPRSATVVAEGETRCLVLDASCLDTLPELCRDNFRYILHRVFTTVLSQRLRATTEELLSARREIERLKFENRHLAVSDPVPY
- a CDS encoding (2Fe-2S) ferredoxin domain-containing protein — protein: MKPYRLHVFVCQGKRCRAKGAEAFSDALKERVRAEALDDVIVSKSGCVKVCKESEPEGLLSPAVVVYPEGTWYRGITAAELDEFVERHLKRGEPLERLVHFRLDAAR
- the lepB gene encoding signal peptidase I; protein product: MDMVEASSEKARRKRPWMAVLLGLFVVGLGQYYSGETYRGVRLYLVFNLFMALLIYLFLAVDADPWIFLVAAQGLPALYIYSLVDAYRTARAAGPGAGPGRRELVAVFFLVFFLVDPLASGLFTGLVVDGYTIPGTSMEPTILDGERLFVLKMRHRGAVPRRGDVVVFRLPDDDVKQYIKRVVAVGGDTVELRDGRLYVNGAERPEPYLAHRPGEEPDPYYDNAGKLDVPYGEVFVLGDNRHNSYDSRSFGTVPVERIEGKAMKIYYSYDEEKGEIRWERIGKRL